In Enoplosus armatus isolate fEnoArm2 chromosome 2, fEnoArm2.hap1, whole genome shotgun sequence, one DNA window encodes the following:
- the LOC139300991 gene encoding dynein axonemal light chain 4 produces the protein MAGTGEGKKEEADYKRLHSFPLIRHTDMPEEMRVETMELCVTACEKFATNNESAAKMIKESMDKKFGSSWHVVIGEGFGFEVTHEVKNLLYMFFGGSLAVCVWKCS, from the exons ATGGCTGGGACTGGCgagggaaagaaggaagagGCCGACTACAAGAGACTGCACAGCTTCCCTCTCATCAGG cACACAGACATGCCAGAAGAAATGAGGGTTGAGACCATGGAGCTCTGTGTTACAGCCTGTGAAAAGTTTGCCACCAACAACGAG AGTGCAGCGAAGATGATCAAAGAGTCTATGGACAAGAAATTCGGCAGCTCGTGGCACGTGGTGATCGGCGAAGGCTTCGGCTTTGAGGTCACACACGAAGTGAAGAACCTGCTCTACATGTTCTTCGGAGGGAGcctggccgtgtgtgtgtg